The Chanos chanos chromosome 3, fChaCha1.1, whole genome shotgun sequence genome segment TCACCTACTTCACTGGCAAACACCTGACTCAACCAACTCAGCACCTGCTCCAGCCACTGAATTAGAAACCAGACATGAGAGGAAATCATAAGAAAAAAGACACGAACATAAACACATCAGTGATTACAAAATGGAGAACAATTGGAAAGAAGATGCTGAAAATAACAGGGCCTCAGGGATGCATTGTATGCGGGAATAATTTGAGAAACGGTCTGGTATGCATtagtttttttctctgccaGCTCTTATTCTTTGGTAAAAACAAAATTGATGAATGCTGATCATCATGTCTGGGTctattttgcttgttttatgTTAGGTAGAGAGCCAATTATAGTACAAGTCCTAAAATTTTAAAATAGGCtatttaaatcataaaacattatgaagacattttaaaaaatcaatttCCTGACTGGTTGTCTAGAATGTAGAGCTAATGGAACAGAGACATGCCAGAGCTGTATCGTGCCCAGTGAGGATTTTGGATCATAAGTACAATGTTAAGgcagattattttaataatttgaTTAGATTGAGACATCATGTCATTTTGAATCTAAACTGATGCTGAGGTGAAATTCCTTAACTGGTCACATGAGTCATTTTCTTGCATTAACTTCATTAAGAAATACCTCTGACTCAAAGGTCAGTTATTGCCTTTTTTCATGGTTTCTCTTGGTAGTATTTTGTCTTGTGTGCCTTTTCCTCATCTTTTTATACACCACATATTtaactctcattttcttttatggGACTTTGAGATGTTTACTTATGATAATAACTTTTAAATGCATGCACATCTAATTTTATAAACAACTGGAGTGCTTGCCTCAGGAAttgcactgttttgttttattttttaatactgGGTCCCTCTTTTCACAGTTAAGAGGACATGTGGGAATACTTCAAGAAAAGTATACTGCACAAGGTCAATTTCTTTTTCCCAAATTATATGGCCAGTATTTACAACTCTGCTCAGCATTAGGACTAATTAAATCAAAGTCCCACAAGCATGGAATACTGAATTGAGCAATGTAAACTGACTTTTTAAATGGTGTGATACATCCATCTCACCTCCTGAAAATCAGAAAGGAAGGAGGTCTCGTATTCACCCCTGCAACGCTGCTCCATCCTCTGCTCGATCAGCCAGTGCAGGATGGAGGTCACTGCCTCCGAGCTCACCCTCTCCAACAGCTGCAGTCTGGAGCTGCAACACAGAGCCCATACAAAGAGTTACACTGAGCCCACCTACACCACAGAGCCCATGCCAAGAGTCCACAACTCTTACAAACTCAGTGCTGCACTACTGGgctcactgacacatttttattgGGTCCAATATTCCTGTCCTGAGCTATACAGGAGATGTACTCTAATAAATATAGTGTTTTACTAGTAGTATAGTCAGCATTCAGAAACATCGCAGAGCTATAGGGAGCCTGTGTTTCAATACCGTTTCTTTCATAATTCAGccatgtgggaaaaaaaacaaacaaacagaaaacagaaaatacccttcttacagtttttaaaatgcGTTTTATGTTGTACCAACAACACTGTGGCACTTCAAAGCTCTTCACTCACAGTATGTGACTTAGTTCTTGTAGTTGCTCCAGGGCTTCTAGGCACCAGCACAGCTGAGGAGGGGCAGTGCAGCCTGGGCAGTCACTCCCCTCTGATCCTGAGACTGCCTCTTCACTGTCTCCCAGCTCCCCTGCCTGATTCATGTGTACTGAGAAAGTGCGGCTGTAGAACTCCAGCACACGCTCCTGTAGCACAGgcggaggagagaagagaagaatggCACGGATGACAGAAAAAGCTCTCTCCCTCAGTCCATGAGCCCCAGGGCCACACAGACCACCCACACCATCGTCCTGCCACGTGCCTAAGCGTTCTAGGGCTCCTACAACAGTGGAggtaaacagagaggaaagtcaTTTAAACCAACAGCTCACTCAACAGCATGTCACATTGTGTTAGTATTCACACATCATGCATTCAACAGATAATTCACAGCATTCATGTAACCCAATTTGGTCAGAAATTGAATGGAAACCATTAATAAAGACAAATAAGATTATTCCATGAAAAAGGACTTTCCAAAAATGCAGATGCAAACTACAGGTGAGGACAATATTTGACTCACAGGACTACTACACTTAACTGAAAATAGAAAGTTTCCACTGGCATAACCTAAATAAAAAATCAATACAGAAGACATTTTGATATGGTCTAAACCAGACCTAAGAATGGCTCCAGTTGAAGCAGAAGGTTTCTAAAGGCTTCTAGTAAGGTTTTGGCTCGTTCCCTCTCCTGAAGCCCCTCCTGTGGTTGCTTAAGTCTCGCCCAGAACTCTGGGGCTACAGTGCTGGTCAGACGCATCTGCAAGGTCTCCAGTAGCCAACCTTCCACATAAGGACCTAGCCCTTGAGAACACAGCAGGGCCAAAGCTTCTGAAACAGTCTCTTCTGACAAAGCCACAGGAGCATCTGAGGACAGCTGCAAAAAGAGGACCACAATAATGATTGTTATTATGTTAACCGTTTGTGTTTGGTAAGTGGAACATGGACACTTGGCAAATGGGCACACGTCGTACTGATGCATATGCCTGCGAATTTAGGTCTGGTCCTTACAAGAGCGAGTCTGTAGAATACTAATGCGCCCGTTTTACTCACCAATGCCTGTGTTACAAGGTCCCAGCCGGCTGTCAGACTCTGTTGCACTGAAACAGACTTGATGTTGCTCATCTTTCCAGCCAGTTTAGTCAAATCGAATAAAAAAGCCTGGTTTCTAAATCAGCCATACATGTAATAAGCGATACAACACCAACTGTTTCTTATAATGTGTTCTCTCTTGGTTATAACGTAAGTTAGCGTTTTTCTTGAACTGTTTTTGTTAAATTGTATGTTCATTGGTAAGTTATCCCGCTGCTTCGTTTGGCCGGCGCTTAATGATGACGTTAATAGTGACGGTACAGGCAGTAGGACGGTGGAACTGTGTCCAATATCGAACATTTCCATCCGAAACAATTTACCAAAATGATCAGTATATCTGTATATAGATCACATACAGTACTATTACAGCCGGTGAGAATCTGAAGTATGTGAGCACCGGACACTATTCTTCTTAAATGCACGGGCGGCGAAGGGGCGTGACTTAAGTGATCAAttcaattttgaaaaaaatggCGGACAGCGGGGAAGGGGGGCTGAGCTGTCCTGAACAGCACAGGGCAGGGCAGTGCAATGCAATAGCCAGTGCGAGACAGTACAGCTGAAAATCACAGCACAACagtttccatttctgtttttactttgaATGCAAATggactaacaacaacaacaacaaacttatTTACTTATGATATTTTGTAAAGCTATGAATTTTAATTCACAAATAGTGTGCTCATCAGAAGAAGATGTATTTTGGCATAGGTTAGTTATATTTTTTGCTTAGGGGTCAAAGTTATTTTCTCTCAACAATTTAATGGTTTGCATTTCTCTGCATGGAGTAACAGCATTGGTAATTTTCTCCATTTTAGTACAGAATAGTATCCTAATGATTGTTCACATTTCTGCTTAGTTATAAAGAGCGAATGACAAATTGTTCATTCAGTTATTGCAAAGGCTACATTCCCTTTGTAGATAGCCTATAACTTTGCACTTTTAATTGGGGATGATATGAATGAATGCCCCAGCGATTTGTCAGCCTTAACTGAGTCAACATTGCAATGAGAGAACTGGACATATATTTCGGTACTGCTGGAtctatgaatgaatgaatatgtttATACCGTCTGGTTCATGCTATGACACTTATGAATTGTAAAACTAGAAAGCCTTCTGGGGGATGTAGCCTGGTTAAAAGAGGATCCATCACTCCCATTAATGAAACACACAGGTGTTGAGCAGTCTTCCACTGTATCAGTTTCACACTTCTGCGCAGTAGGTGGCGATAAAGCAAGTTTTCTTGGTTTCCAAATCAGACGTCAGGTCGAACAGGGGAAGAAGAAAGAGTGGGTGACAGTTGTCGTGGCAACATATGGAGGGAGAATTTGGCAGTTTAAGGAATTTACTCCCACCATTGTTGTTATAATTGCAGACTGACACTCAGCAAATCTGAGTATATACAGAAGACATACACTTGCACGTTGTTAGTATATTCAGACATACGAACCATTGCTGAGGGAAAAGGTACCGACACCGAACAGGACGGCGCAGGCGCGTCTGGACCAACTTTTCAAGTCTAGATCATGACACAACAAGGAGCCGCGCTTCAAACTTATAACAACGAACTCGTGAAGTGTAAGTTGCCAAGCTAAAATGCATATATCTGGTTCCGATTTATCATTATAGTATTGTTTATTCCTTTTAGTGCATTCTGAACATTACAAACATATCGACTATTACTTATGTCAAAAGTGAGTAATGGTGCAAGCTAACATTAGCTGATTATCAGGTTGCTAATGAAACGAATTTCGTGTACTTCATATAAAGAGACTAACTGTGCCATATGAATGATCAAGCCACCACCGTTCAGTTTGTCACAATTAGCAGATGTCTCTCAGTTTTTCACCAACTGTGAGTGGATTCGGCAGAAATCGCAGAAGCACTATGTTAAATATGCTACTTAGATTTTGAATCCGGTAAACTGACCTGGATTGTTAGTTAATTCGTTCGTAATTCAACAGATGCAGAGTGAGAACTGTAAaagtggtttttatttgtttgtttgtttgttttgtggcaacagtgcagacagaccCATTGGAAATTCTTTCCATTATGCTAGTGCAAATATGTGTTAAGCAAACTTTGTGCTGTTGAATTTACTGTTTATCATACTCTCGGCCCCTGTTTTAAGGCTTTCAGGATATGCACTTTTATTGTAACTTTTGTAAATTTGTAACACGAACATCTCTCGGGAAAATTACTCTACAGTGGCTGAACTACTACTATTTAAGGTGGCATGGATTAATAAGGCATATTATATCACAATGGACTGACATTTGTGTATTGCTTTTTCTTCCAAGATTTCTCTTGGTGCTGGATATTGATTTCAGTGCCATGAATAGAGTTAGGCTATGTTGATATTGGTGAGAGattattatttatgtatgaCTGAGtccctgtcacacactgacatgccTCATCCATCACAGACTGCTTGAACCTGAGTCAGCAGGAAATACTGCTGTGTTAGacttcccacacacacccctacacaaaTGAACATTACATCGATAGGTCGCTGtgaatacacagacaaaaattcTGTTAAAGCAGTACTGAAGAGCTGATATAGATTTTAGTGGGACAGTGATGGTTGGTCGTAAATAGTTGCATGTAGAATTGTCATTGTGGAAGCCCATTCACTAAATCTAACAGATGACCTGTCTTTTAACCCCATGCACAAGGCTCAAATATAATCTGTTTACACAaccaaaccctaaccctaattttatttaatgtctAATATATGTACTAGCCTAAGCAGCAAGACTTTTCCCTCTTACTATAATAAGCCTTTATGTTCATTGTCTCTTGCCTGCACTCCTAGCTTTATCAACATACTTGTTAATTCCTTACTTCTTTCCTTTATTccctcatttatttattcatgttttcatggatccactcttttgcttttttgtccCTTCCTCAGGTATAGAGGAGCTAGTCTCTAAGAGGGATGAACTCAACAGGCAGATTcagctggaggaggaagagaaggcgAGACTACAGCACGACATCCGCGTCCTTACAGACAAACTGAGCCGTGTCAACGAGAGCCTGGCCCGCCGCCTCGCCGCTCGCGCCGACTTTGACCGCACCATCGCCGAGACAGAGGCAGCATACATGAAGGTCTGGAGCTCCTACTGCTCAACTCAGCCCTTAGAGCCGTGTTTCTATATGAGAGGATAACATgtggcagggaaaaaaaataaataaatgagtgcTGCAGTGCAGAGATGTGTTCATGCTAATGTAACATAtaaagacagaataaaacagtggGGAGTGTATGTTTGATTCTGTACATGTTTGTTACTAGCTCAGATAAGTGCTGTCAAGCCTGTGTAAGTCATCTAGACGAACTGTAGGGCAGACCAACTCCCACATCCCTAGTTAATTAAAAGCAATAGCTCCGAGTCTGTCAAGAGTTTATGAAtgaaaggggagtgtgtgtgcgtgtgtgtgagtgagtgagtttttgttttagaaaatgCATTACGCTTCATAATACAGTGTGATAAGTATCTGATAGACTGCGGTGACATATTGTTTGttaactttcattttcacatacatttttcatctgAATTCATGTTGGAAGGTAATctatttttccttctttttcagaTTCTAGAAAGTTCCCAGACCCTGTTAAGTGTTctaaagaaagagacaggaaacCTAACAAAGGCCACTGAGCCCAGGGGTGGCAAAGACCACTGACCTGCacaaaactctctttttttctcctatttttctTCTTGAAACCACTGGAACATCCCACCTGTTCTTTTAGGACACTGTAtgtaaaacatgtaaatgtCTAATATTCCTCATGGCTTCCCAATATGAATTTGTTTCCTGATTTTTACATTCCTCTTATTTAAATATGAGATTTATAATAAACATTATTTGCTGTGGATAGATTGATTTGATTGAGCAGGCCCATGGCATTTGTATTATATGATAAATGGTTGCATCTTTCTGGGTGAACTACATGAAAAAATTTTTAACTAGTCATATGcataataatgtttatttccTGCATACAGGTGTAGAAGGTGGCAAATGACAGACTACATAGTCTTTGTTTATTGAATATTTTCAtctgtatgtttcttttcttctactTTATCTGAAATCAACAAATTGTACACTTCACTTAAATCTGCTGACACTG includes the following:
- the ssna1 gene encoding microtubule nucleation factor SSNA1 produces the protein MTQQGAALQTYNNELVKCIEELVSKRDELNRQIQLEEEEKARLQHDIRVLTDKLSRVNESLARRLAARADFDRTIAETEAAYMKILESSQTLLSVLKKETGNLTKATEPRGGKDH